GGGATCGCTGCGCGTCTTGCAGCACCGTCGCGGTAGCCGCTTGATCAGCGAATTAGATCTGTACGATTTCCTGCTGCATGGCATCCGTGGCGACGTGGAGCGGCTGCAGCCTGGAGACACGCTTCTGGTGCCGCCCGCCGGTTCGGAGATCACCGTGGCGGGCATGGTTCGCCGGCCCGCGGTTTACGAACTAAAAAACGAAACGAAGATCTCCGAGGTACTCGACTTGGCCGGGGGAGCGCTGGTATCGGCCAGCTTCCGCCAGGTCAGTGTGGAGCGGATCGTGGCCCACGAACGCCGCGTTTTGCTGAGTGTCACGCTTTCCGACAAGAGCGTGACGGTGGAAGAGTTGCGTTCGCAGCTGGACCATTTTGCGGTGCAGGACGGCGATCGCATCCTGATTTCCCCCATCCTGCCTTACGACGAGCAAACGGTCTACCTGGAGGGACACGTATTTCGTCCCGGCAAAATTCCTTATCGAAACGGAATGCAGTTGTCGGACGTGATTCGCTCCCAGCAGGATTTGCTGCCCGAACCGGCCCAGCAGGGCGAGATCATCCGCTTGGTTCCCCCCGACTTCCATCCTGAGGCAGTACCGTTCCAACTTCGCGAGGTGCTGGCGGCGGAGGACCCCATCCCGTTGCAGCCGTTCGACACCATACGCATCTTTGGCCGTTACGAGGCCGACCCGCCCAAAGTCACGATCACCGGCGAAATCCTGCGCCCGGGCGAGTACCCGCTGGCTGCCGACATGACCGCAACGTCCCTCATGCGTTTGGCCGGCGGTTTCAAGCGCAGCGCGTATAAGGACGAGGCGGACATTGCCAGCTACGTGGTCGAAAACGGCAAACATGTGCTGACCAAGCACACGACGGTGGCCATGGCCAAGGCCCTGGCGGACCCGTCGGCGGATGTGTTGCTCAAACCGGGCGATGTGGTTAGTGTCCGGCAACTGACGCGCTGGAAAGATGTCGGTTCGGCGGTCACTCTTGACGGGGAGGTACAGCATCCCGGCGGCTACGGGATTGAGTCAGGCGAACGGCTCAGCTCCGTCCTCCGGCGCGCCGGCGGATTTCTGGACACGGCCTATGCGCCGGGGGTGGTCCTGCAACGGCTCGAGGTCCGGCGAATGGAAGAGAAGAGTCGGGTGGAACTGATTCAGAAAATCGAGTTGGCCGGTGCCACCATGCAGCTGTCGTCTGCCACGCCGCGCGAGGAGCAGCAAGCATCACAACAAGCTGCGCTGCAGCAGCAGCAGTACGTATTGAAAGCATTGCGCGAGCAACCCACCACGGGACGGATGCTGGTGCGGGTCAGCACCGACATCGCCCAGTGGGAGCGCACTCCTGCCGACGTTGAGCTGCGAGCCGGCGACTTGATCACCATTCCCAAACGGCCGACCTCGGTGCTGGTCAGCGGCCAGGTGTACAACGCCGCGGCGATCAGCTTTGCCCCGCGCAAAACGGCGGCCTGGTACCTGGAGCAGGCCGGGGGCACGACCGAACTCGCGAACAAACGAAACATCCTTATCGTGCGGGCCAACGGTTCCGTGGTGGGCACCGGGGGCGGGTCGTACTGGTGGAAGGGTAACGTGATGAGCACGCGCATCGAGCCCGGCGATGTGATCGTGGTCCCAAACAAGTTTATCGGCGGCAGCAGCACCTGGCGCAACCTGCTCAACACCGCTCAGGTGGTTTCGTCGCTGGCCATCGCCGCGCGCGTGGCCACCAGCTTCTAATGTATCGCTGGGCGAGCACACTGCTGTTGTGGACGTTGTTGGCCGGCTACACCACCGCGCAGGAAGCGGCCGGGCCCAACCACGACGCCGGGCGGATTGCGGCTGCGCCGCGCAGCGCGGGGCGCGATCGCGGAGGCGTGCCGGAGCACATGGGATCGCCTTACGTCCCGCTCGACAGCTGGGTCTACGGGGCATTCGAGCGGTTGGCTGCCCTCGGCCATGTGCGAACTGCTTTCCTGGGCCTGCGTCCCTGGACACGTTTGGAGTGCGCACGTCTGCTGCAAGAAGCTGCCGACAGCTTGGCAAAAGAGGGCGTGCCGCCCACGGATGACGCTGGAGCCCTGTATCGGTCGTTAAGCGGGGAATTTGCGGCCGAATCACGCAAGCTGCTGGGCGACCGGAACCTGGATGTGGAATTGGAGTCGCTGTACACGCGCTGGCTGCAAATCAGCGGGCCGCCGCTGGCCGATAGCTATCATTTTGGGCAGACGGTGATCAACGATTACGGCCGGCCGTATGGTCGATCGGCGAACTTGCAGGGCGGATTCAGCGGCCACGGCGAAGCTGGACCGGTCACGGTTTATGTACGCGGGGAGTACCAACAAGCACCGCGTACGCCGCCCTTGTCGGCGGCGGTACGGCAGTTGATCGCGAACCTGGACGCTGCCGAACCGCTGCCGGCAATGGCGATTCCCGCCCGGCAACAGTTTCGCTTGCTGGAGGCCTATGTCGCCCTGAATCTTGGGAATACCCAGGTCGCGTTCGGCAAGCAGAGCCTGTGGTGGGGTCCCGACCGCGGTGGGCCGCTCATGTTCAGCAACAACGCAGAACCTTTTTATATGCTGCGCCTCAGCCGGGTCTCCCCGATGTTGTTGCCCGGCCCGCTGCGCCGCCTGGGGCCGGTTCGTTGGGAGAGTTTTCTCGGCCGCCTTGAGGGCCACCGCTACCCCGCACACCCGTATATCTCCGGACAAAAGATCAGCTTCAAGCCGACGCCGAACCTGGAGCTTGGGTTCTCCAAAATCACCATCTTCGCCGGCGGAAATGTGCCCATCAGCTGGCGTGGTTACTACCGCAGCGTGTTCAGCGTAGGCGATCATCCGGGACAAACGCAGGACCCGGGTGACCGGCGCGGCGGCTTCGACTTCAGCTACCGGCTGCCGAAGCTCCGCAACTGGCTGGTTCTGTATAGCGATTCCTTGGTCGACGACGATCCCTCTCCGCTGGCCGCTCCGCGCCGGGCAGCGATGAACCCCGGCATCTACCTGGTCCGCGTGCCGGGACTGCGCCGCTTGGACTTCCGCATGGAAGCGCCGTACACCGATGTGCCCACCGGCCGCAGCTTGGGTGGCAGGTTTATCTATTGGAATGGCGCGTTTCGCGACTCCCACCAAAACAAAGGAAACCTCCTGGGCAACTGGGTGGGCCGCGAGGGACGAGGTCTGCAGGTGTGGAGCACATACTGGATCTCCGGGGAAAGTACGGTTCAGTTTGGCTACCGGCGCGGGCGGGTGGCGAGCGATTTTGTGCCCGATGGCGGGAAGCTGCAGGATGTATCCATCCGCGCGACGATTTCCCACGGCCGTAATCTTCTCCTTGACGCGTGGCTGCAACACGAGACCTGGACCTATGCGGCACTGGCCCCGGGCCGGCAAACCAACATCGCATTCTCTTTGCAACTGACTTACCGGCCCCACTGGCGACTCAGCCGGTAAACGATTTTGTATCTTCCTGACGAAACCGTGACGCACCATTCATGTTGAGCACTGTGCTGTCACCGCCTGCCGTGGAGACCGAGGCGCTGGCGCCCTCCGCCGCGGCGCCGGCCGCCGCGCCGGCGCGCCTGGCGGTGTGGCTGCGGATCCTGTGGCAGGACCGGCGATACCTGTTGCGCGGCGTCGTGGCTGGCGTCGTCGCCGGAGTCTCGTTGGCATTTCTGGTGCCGGTGCGCTATCGAGCCGAGGTGCGGTTCGTCCCGGAACAGGGAGGCGTACTGGCAAAATCCACGCTCGCCGGCTTGGCGGCGAGCCGCGAGCTGCCCGGCAACAGTGTCTCCGATCTGGTTGGTATCGCCACTGCCGCGGGGTATTTCGTGGGCCTGGCGCGCAGCCACACCATCGAAAACCGCATTATCGACCGCTTCGATTTGCAGCGTGTTTACCGCCAGCGCCTGCGGACAGGAGCGCGCCGCATGCTGGAAAAAAACACCGACCTGGCGGAGGAAAAGAAAAGCGGCATCGTCACCCTCAGCGTGGTGGACGGCGAGCGGCGGCGCGCCGCCGAGATCGCCACCGCCTACGCCGACGAACTCAACCGGAGGTCAACGGAGCTGAACGTAGGGGCGGCGCACCGGGAGCGGGTTTTCATCGAGGGACGTCTGCGGGAAGTGCGCGCGGAACTGGCGGCGGCGGAGCTATCCCTCAGCCAGTTCTCCAGCAGCAACGTGACCCTCGACATCTCCGAGCAGGCCAAGGCGATGCTCACCGCGACTGCGGCCGTGCAGGGACAACTGATTGCGGCGGAATCCGAACTGCAGGCCCTCAAGCAGATCTATGGCGCGGAAAACAGTCGCGTGCTCGCCGCCACCGCCAAAGTCGCGGAATATCGCCGGCAACTCGGGCGCCTGGAAAACGCCGGCCGCAGCCCTACGCATGAGCTCCCTTCGCTGCGGCAGCTGCCGCTGATCGGCTTGCGGTACGCCGAGCTTTACCGTCAGGCCAAGGTTCACCAAACGGTTTTCGAGCTGCTCACGCACCAGTACGAACTGGCCAAGATCGAAGAGGCGAGGGAGACGGTCAGCCTGCGGATTGTGGACCCGGCGGAGACGCCGGAAAGCCGATCGTTCCCACCGCGAGCGGTCATCGTGGTCCTCACTTGCGCCCTCACGGTCATGGCCGTCCTGAGCTGGCGCCTGGCGCGCCGGGCTTGGGCGGCACGGGGAGCCACCGATCCTTACAAATTGCTCGCTGACGAGGTGTGGCGCAGCGTGCAGCCGAGGCGAACTCCTGCGCCATAAGCGCTGTCCATTTGCCGGAAAGAGGAACGCATGATCATCACGCAGACACCATTTCGCCTGACGCTGGGCGGCGGCGGCACCGATCTGCCCAGCTACTACAGCCAGTACGGCGGTTTCATTCTCAGCATGGCCATTGACAAGTACATGTACATCAGCCTGAACACGCCGCTGCTGAGCGCCTGCATTCAGGTTCGGTACTCCCAGAATGAGGTCTGCCGAGGGCCCTCGGAAGTGCGCCACACGCTGGCCCGCGCGGCCCTGGAATTTCTGGGCGTCGCGCAGCAGATCGAGATTGTGTCCATCGCCGACATCCCCTCCGGCACGGGCCTGGGTTCCTCGGGCTGTTATCTCATCGGTTTGCTCAACGGCCTGCACACGCTGCTCGGGTGCCCCGTCGGGCCCGAGCAACTCGCCGAAGAGGCATGTCACATTGAACTGGACCTGCTGCGCAAGCCGGTCGGCAAGCAGGACCAGTACATGGCGGCGTTCGGCGGGTTGACGACGCTCAACATTGACGCGAGCGGGAGGGTGCAGGTGGACGCGCTGCGCGTGCATCCCGAGACTTTGGAGTCGCTCGAGGCCAACACGCTGCTCTTCTACACCGGGGTTTCGCGGGACGCTCTCGACATCCTCGGCCAGCAGAGCCGTGAAGTTCGGCGGGACAATGCGGTGGTGGTCGAGAGCCTGCACCAGATCAAGGCGATCGGGCTGGAAATCCAGAGCGCGCTGATGCGCGGCGACGTGCACCGCTTCGGGGAGCTGCTCGACGTTCACTGGCAATCGAAGAAGCGCCTGTCGAACGGCATCTCCAACCCGCAAATCGACGCCTGGTACGAATTGGCGCGCAAGAACGGAGCCGTCGGCGGGAAGATTTCCGGCGCCGGCGGCGGCGGCTTTCTCATGGTGTATTGCGACAACGGCAAGGCGCGACTGCGTGAGGCCATGAGCGCTGCCGGCCTGGTCGAGCTCCGCTTCCGTCTCAACTACGAGGGGAGCAAGGTGCTGGTGAACTGCATGCCCACCGACAAATGCTGGCAGCACGTCATGCGGCTGAAGGAAGTCATCGTTCGCGTACCGGAAAAAGTCGACCTGCCCGTCGCCCCGCCCGAGGTTGCGGCAGCTCCCATGGGACTGCCGGCAGCGGGCGCTGACCGGCCCCACGTGCGGCCATGAACGTGCCGGCGAAAGCCGTGTTTCTCGACCGGGACGGCGTCATCAACGAGATCGTGTATGACCGCGAGCTCGGCCTGATTGACTCACCCCGTTGCGCCCGTCAATTCCGCCTGTTGCCGCACGCCGCCGAAGGCATCCGCCTGCTCAACCAGGCTGGGTTCAAAGTCATCGTGGTGACCAACCAGCCTGGAATCGCCAAGAAGAGCCTGACCCGCCGGGCGTTGCGCGAAATCCATGGCCGCATGACGCGGATGCTGCAAGCCCGCGGAGCTCGACTGGACGCGATCTATTGTTGCCTGCACCATCCCGAAGCGAAGATCAAAACCCTGCGCCAGGTATGCGAGTGCCGCAAGCCCGGTTGCGGCCTGCTGCGCGCGGCGGCGCGCGACTGGTCGCTGGATTTGCCCAGATCGTTCATGGTCGGCGACAGCTTTACCGACATCGAGGCCGGGCATGCGGCGGGCTGCCGCACCATCTTCGTCGGGCGATGGAAGTGCGAAGCCTGCCAGCTGATGGGTGAGGACGGCGCCCGTCCTGACATCCTGGCACGCGACCTGTCGGAAGCTGCGCAATTGATTCTCCGGGGCGCAGCATGAGCAGTCGACTGCAACCGGCCGCCGGCATCAAGCCAGCGCCGACCCTGGCACGGGCACACCCCTGCTCCAGCGTCGCGCTGGACGGCAAAGCGCGCCGCCGACTCAGCTCACGGGTGGCAGGTGCCAGGTTCAAGACGGCACTGATGATCGCCATCGATGCCGCCGCGGTACTGGCGGTGATGCTGATGCTGAACCGGGGACAATGGAGTTGGCTGGCGGCCGTGTTTCAGGTCAGCATCCTGGCCGGCGGAGGGTACAAGCCGTTGGATCGGCTGCGCCCGGAGCGGGAGTTCGAGATCCTGTTCAAGTCTCTGCTGATCACTCTGTTGCTCGGCAGCGCAATCGTTGTCCTCGGATTTCCCGCACGTACTTTGCCAGCGCTGGCGGTCGCCATGCTGGCGGCGGCAACCTGCCGCGCACTCCTGCGCTGCGGATTCCAGTACTTGTGGAAACACGATCGGGGACGGCAACGCGCGATCGTAGTCGGTGGCCGCGCCGCCCTCGAGGTGCAAACCCTGCTGCGGACGCAGCGCCATTTCGCTCTGCACCTGCTCGGGTATGTCGACCGCTCCTGCGCCACCGCGACGGCGGGCGCGCTGCCCTGCCTGGGCAGCGTATCCGATCTGCCCATGTTGGTGCGGCGCCTCCGCCCGGACGTGGCGATCGTTGCCGCAGGACAACTCGACGAAGACGTTGCGGCCGAGCTTGCCCGCTGGGTGGAATTGATCATGTACGGCAAGCCACTTCCATCGTTTTGGCGGAGCCGCGGTCAACATGATTTTCTGGGCCCGCGGCCCGCTTGTGCCGCGCCGAGAGTTGCCGCCCTGCAGGGCGCGAGCAAGCGGCTGATGGACCTGGCGCTTGGCTCGCTGGGCTGTCTGGTGACCCTGCTGCTGTGGCCGCTGATCGCCTTGGCCATCAAACTCGATGATGGCGGGCCGGTGCTCTATCGCCAGCAGTACCTGGTGGCTCCGGGAAAAGCGGCCACGTACTGGAAATTCCGCAGCATGCAGGTCGATGCCGCCGCACAACTGGAGCGCGATGCCGCGCTACGCCGGGCATTCGAACGAAATTTCAAGCTGATGAACGACCCTCGCATCACGCGTGTCGGCAGGTTTCTGCGCCGCTACAGTCTGGACGAGTTGCCGGAAATGGCGAGCGTGGTACGGGGCACGATGAGCCTGGTCGGCCCGCGGACGTTGTCACCCGCGGAAGCTGCGCGCTACGGCCCGGCCTTGGAGAAAGTTCTGTCCGTCAAGCCCGGAGTCAGCGGTTTGTGGCAGGTGATGGGACGTCAAACCACCACGCGGGAGGAGCGCATTGCCATGGATTTGTTCTATGTCAACCATCGCTCGCCCTGGATGGACTGGTGGATTGTCGCGCGTACGGTTTGGAAGGTCATCGCCGCTGAAGGAGCCTACTAGCAGTGCAAGCTGCGATCCTGGCGGGAGGGTTGGCGACGCGGCTGCGGCCGCTGACAGCGAACCTGGCCAAAGCGATGCTGCCCATCGCCGGCAAACCGTTTCTCGAGCACCAGCTAGGTTTGCTGCGGCGCTGCGGTATCCGCGACATCGTGGTGTGCGTCGGCTACCTCGGCGGCCAGATCGAAAGTTACTTCGGCGATGGCGCCAACTTCGGTGTGCACCTCGCCTACAGCCGCGAGGGCGACACCTTGCGGGGAACCGGCGGCGCGCTCCGCCAGGCCGAACCGCTGCTGGCGGAGGACTTCGTCGTGCTGTACGGCGATTCCTACCTGCCGTTGGATTACGCCGATCTCTTCCGCCATGCCCGCCGCTCGAGCCTGCCGGCGACCATGGTGGTCTACCGCAACCAGGATCGCTGGGACCGCAGCAACGTGCTCGTCATCCGCGAGCGCGTTGCCGTCTACAGCAAGAGCGCGCGCCGTCCCGGCACCGTGCACATCGATGCCGGCGCGACCGTGCTGCGCAAATCGACGCTGGCGATGCTTCCCGAGCAGAGCCCGGCTGGGCTCAACGTGCTCCAGCAAGAGCTGGCGAGGAAGGGCCTGCTGGGGGCCTACGAAAGTCCCGAGCGGTTCTATGAGATCGGATCGTTCTCCGGTCTGGCGGAACTCGAGCAGATGCTCGCCCGGCGATGGAGAGCGGATGTCGCCCATGCCGGCTAGTTTGCTGGAGCCGGCTGCGATCGCCATGTCAGAGCGCAAGTATCGCCACGTCATTACCGGCGGCGCCGGCTTCATCGGAAGCCATTTGACGGAGACCCTGCTGGCCCGCGGCGAGCAGGTCGCCATCGTCGACAACCTGCGCCACAGCCAGACCGAATGGCTGCGCCGGATTCGGTCGCACCCGTGCCTGCAGTTCCATGAACTCGATGTGCGGCGCAGCGCCCGGCTGCGGCGGATTCTCGCGGAAGACGACATTGTCTGGCACCTGGCGGCCAACACCGACATGGAAATCGGCGCGCAATCGACGCGCGTCGACGTGCAACACGGCCTGCTGGCGACGCACGGCGTCCTGGAAGCCATGCTCGCCAGCGGCGCCCGCAAACTGCTGTTTGCCTCCAGCGGCGCTGTCTATGGCGACATCGCCCGGCCGCCGGCCGGCGAGCACTACGGTCCGATGCTTCCGGTTTCTGTTTACGGCGCCTGCAAAGTCGCGGCCGAAGCCCTGATCAACGCCTATTGCACTCTGTTCGAACTGCAGGCGTGGATGTTTCGCTTCGGCAACGTGCTGGGCGCGCGGATGAGCCACGGCGTGATTTACGACTTCATCCACAAGCTGCAGCGCGACGCCACGGAGCTGGAAATCCTGGGCGATGGCACGGCGGAGAAGAACTACATTCTGGTGGAAGAAGTCATCGACGGCATGCTCTTCGCCTGGCAACACACGACGCCGTGCTGCGAGGTGTTCAACTTGGGGACCGGCAGCACCACACGCGTCACCGACATCGCCAACATTGTCTGCCAGGAGATGCAACTGCCGCACGTGCGCCGGCGCTTCACCGGCGGAAAGCGCGGCTGGCCGGGGGATCAGCCCCAGGTTTTCATGGACGTCACGAAGATGTGCCGCCTCGGCTGGAGCGCCCGCCATACTTCCACCGAAGCGGTGCGGATTGCCACCCGCCGCTACTTGGGCAAAGCGGACCAACAAGAAATCACATTTGAGGAGGCAGCCAGCCGCCATGCCTAGCCGCGTATGCGTTATCGGTTTGTGGCATCTGGGGACCGTCTCGGCGGTCGGATTCGCGGAGTTGGGTCTCGAGGTTATCGGGGTCGACGACGATGCCATGCGCATCGAGCGCCTGAAGTCCGGGCACCCGCCGCTGTTCGAGCCCGGGCTGGAAGATGCGCTCCGGGAGCAGTTGGCCGCCGGACACCTGCACGTCACCACCGATTATGCGGAGGCCCTGCACGGCGCCCGCTACGTCGTGCTCGCTTTCGACACCCCGGTGAACGAACAGGACGAGGTGGATCTGACTACCGTATTCGGGGCAGCCGAAACCATGGCGCCTTGGCTCAAACCCGAGGCTGTCGTCATCGTCAGCAGCCAGGTTCCGGTGGGCACTTGCGAGCGGCTGGACCGCATGATCGGGGCCGCCGACCCGGCGCGCCCCTTCGGACTGGCCTGCGTCCCGGAAAATCTTCGCCTGGGAAGCGCGCTGGACTGCTTTCGGCACCCCAGCATGGTGG
This window of the Terriglobia bacterium genome carries:
- a CDS encoding SLBB domain-containing protein; amino-acid sequence: MKRRVAIVLLLLMALTAGLQGQAPPVREPPVREPPVSAPPVREPTVSAPKPAGSDKARPEQPPAASRANPYPDLEALRDLYQQVIPPRIPLARFGADLFHTGTGNVDNLPMDLPVGPDYVLGTGDNLNIEMWGGVSQTLTRVVDRQGRIALPEAGTIAVSGKTLAEAKELIQQTLAPQFHQVRVDISLARVRTVRVYVVGDVERPGAYDLSALSTPLNGLYAAGGPTAQGSLRVLQHRRGSRLISELDLYDFLLHGIRGDVERLQPGDTLLVPPAGSEITVAGMVRRPAVYELKNETKISEVLDLAGGALVSASFRQVSVERIVAHERRVLLSVTLSDKSVTVEELRSQLDHFAVQDGDRILISPILPYDEQTVYLEGHVFRPGKIPYRNGMQLSDVIRSQQDLLPEPAQQGEIIRLVPPDFHPEAVPFQLREVLAAEDPIPLQPFDTIRIFGRYEADPPKVTITGEILRPGEYPLAADMTATSLMRLAGGFKRSAYKDEADIASYVVENGKHVLTKHTTVAMAKALADPSADVLLKPGDVVSVRQLTRWKDVGSAVTLDGEVQHPGGYGIESGERLSSVLRRAGGFLDTAYAPGVVLQRLEVRRMEEKSRVELIQKIELAGATMQLSSATPREEQQASQQAALQQQQYVLKALREQPTTGRMLVRVSTDIAQWERTPADVELRAGDLITIPKRPTSVLVSGQVYNAAAISFAPRKTAAWYLEQAGGTTELANKRNILIVRANGSVVGTGGGSYWWKGNVMSTRIEPGDVIVVPNKFIGGSSTWRNLLNTAQVVSSLAIAARVATSF
- a CDS encoding capsule assembly Wzi family protein, whose product is MAGYTTAQEAAGPNHDAGRIAAAPRSAGRDRGGVPEHMGSPYVPLDSWVYGAFERLAALGHVRTAFLGLRPWTRLECARLLQEAADSLAKEGVPPTDDAGALYRSLSGEFAAESRKLLGDRNLDVELESLYTRWLQISGPPLADSYHFGQTVINDYGRPYGRSANLQGGFSGHGEAGPVTVYVRGEYQQAPRTPPLSAAVRQLIANLDAAEPLPAMAIPARQQFRLLEAYVALNLGNTQVAFGKQSLWWGPDRGGPLMFSNNAEPFYMLRLSRVSPMLLPGPLRRLGPVRWESFLGRLEGHRYPAHPYISGQKISFKPTPNLELGFSKITIFAGGNVPISWRGYYRSVFSVGDHPGQTQDPGDRRGGFDFSYRLPKLRNWLVLYSDSLVDDDPSPLAAPRRAAMNPGIYLVRVPGLRRLDFRMEAPYTDVPTGRSLGGRFIYWNGAFRDSHQNKGNLLGNWVGREGRGLQVWSTYWISGESTVQFGYRRGRVASDFVPDGGKLQDVSIRATISHGRNLLLDAWLQHETWTYAALAPGRQTNIAFSLQLTYRPHWRLSR
- a CDS encoding lipopolysaccharide biosynthesis protein, whose protein sequence is MLSTVLSPPAVETEALAPSAAAPAAAPARLAVWLRILWQDRRYLLRGVVAGVVAGVSLAFLVPVRYRAEVRFVPEQGGVLAKSTLAGLAASRELPGNSVSDLVGIATAAGYFVGLARSHTIENRIIDRFDLQRVYRQRLRTGARRMLEKNTDLAEEKKSGIVTLSVVDGERRRAAEIATAYADELNRRSTELNVGAAHRERVFIEGRLREVRAELAAAELSLSQFSSSNVTLDISEQAKAMLTATAAVQGQLIAAESELQALKQIYGAENSRVLAATAKVAEYRRQLGRLENAGRSPTHELPSLRQLPLIGLRYAELYRQAKVHQTVFELLTHQYELAKIEEARETVSLRIVDPAETPESRSFPPRAVIVVLTCALTVMAVLSWRLARRAWAARGATDPYKLLADEVWRSVQPRRTPAP
- a CDS encoding galactokinase codes for the protein MIITQTPFRLTLGGGGTDLPSYYSQYGGFILSMAIDKYMYISLNTPLLSACIQVRYSQNEVCRGPSEVRHTLARAALEFLGVAQQIEIVSIADIPSGTGLGSSGCYLIGLLNGLHTLLGCPVGPEQLAEEACHIELDLLRKPVGKQDQYMAAFGGLTTLNIDASGRVQVDALRVHPETLESLEANTLLFYTGVSRDALDILGQQSREVRRDNAVVVESLHQIKAIGLEIQSALMRGDVHRFGELLDVHWQSKKRLSNGISNPQIDAWYELARKNGAVGGKISGAGGGGFLMVYCDNGKARLREAMSAAGLVELRFRLNYEGSKVLVNCMPTDKCWQHVMRLKEVIVRVPEKVDLPVAPPEVAAAPMGLPAAGADRPHVRP
- a CDS encoding HAD family hydrolase; the protein is MNVPAKAVFLDRDGVINEIVYDRELGLIDSPRCARQFRLLPHAAEGIRLLNQAGFKVIVVTNQPGIAKKSLTRRALREIHGRMTRMLQARGARLDAIYCCLHHPEAKIKTLRQVCECRKPGCGLLRAAARDWSLDLPRSFMVGDSFTDIEAGHAAGCRTIFVGRWKCEACQLMGEDGARPDILARDLSEAAQLILRGAA
- a CDS encoding sugar transferase, whose translation is MSSRLQPAAGIKPAPTLARAHPCSSVALDGKARRRLSSRVAGARFKTALMIAIDAAAVLAVMLMLNRGQWSWLAAVFQVSILAGGGYKPLDRLRPEREFEILFKSLLITLLLGSAIVVLGFPARTLPALAVAMLAAATCRALLRCGFQYLWKHDRGRQRAIVVGGRAALEVQTLLRTQRHFALHLLGYVDRSCATATAGALPCLGSVSDLPMLVRRLRPDVAIVAAGQLDEDVAAELARWVELIMYGKPLPSFWRSRGQHDFLGPRPACAAPRVAALQGASKRLMDLALGSLGCLVTLLLWPLIALAIKLDDGGPVLYRQQYLVAPGKAATYWKFRSMQVDAAAQLERDAALRRAFERNFKLMNDPRITRVGRFLRRYSLDELPEMASVVRGTMSLVGPRTLSPAEAARYGPALEKVLSVKPGVSGLWQVMGRQTTTREERIAMDLFYVNHRSPWMDWWIVARTVWKVIAAEGAY
- a CDS encoding NTP transferase domain-containing protein, translated to MQAAILAGGLATRLRPLTANLAKAMLPIAGKPFLEHQLGLLRRCGIRDIVVCVGYLGGQIESYFGDGANFGVHLAYSREGDTLRGTGGALRQAEPLLAEDFVVLYGDSYLPLDYADLFRHARRSSLPATMVVYRNQDRWDRSNVLVIRERVAVYSKSARRPGTVHIDAGATVLRKSTLAMLPEQSPAGLNVLQQELARKGLLGAYESPERFYEIGSFSGLAELEQMLARRWRADVAHAG
- a CDS encoding NAD-dependent epimerase/dehydratase family protein; amino-acid sequence: MPASLLEPAAIAMSERKYRHVITGGAGFIGSHLTETLLARGEQVAIVDNLRHSQTEWLRRIRSHPCLQFHELDVRRSARLRRILAEDDIVWHLAANTDMEIGAQSTRVDVQHGLLATHGVLEAMLASGARKLLFASSGAVYGDIARPPAGEHYGPMLPVSVYGACKVAAEALINAYCTLFELQAWMFRFGNVLGARMSHGVIYDFIHKLQRDATELEILGDGTAEKNYILVEEVIDGMLFAWQHTTPCCEVFNLGTGSTTRVTDIANIVCQEMQLPHVRRRFTGGKRGWPGDQPQVFMDVTKMCRLGWSARHTSTEAVRIATRRYLGKADQQEITFEEAASRHA